In a genomic window of Tripterygium wilfordii isolate XIE 37 chromosome 8, ASM1340144v1, whole genome shotgun sequence:
- the LOC120003590 gene encoding uncharacterized protein LOC120003590 — translation MGKAWIQLNDRFCDDYVKGVTTFLDFAMQVVDGSNRIRCPCRSCVNHLFFPLEVVRRHLFMKGMDKRYTIWELHGEANERFRVDPHDEDRNTTMDEIINEGVEEESSDEMDEMYEDLNGGNFMNDMTGEPSSYNEEQVDDIFTQTLRDSQLPLYPGCDTFSMLSFLINMLHIKNLTGLSNKGFDMYLQLFKRALPKGETLPKDYYEAKTIMRNLGLSYQRIHACKNGCVLFWKENEDKQECPTCGDSRWVERYGKRHNKVPKKVLLYFPLMPRLQRLFMCRKTAMHMRWHKDVRVPEEGMLRHPADSEVWKDFDNKHSWFAKEPRNVRLGLASDGFNPFGNMSNAYSIWPVVLMPYNLPPWMCMKEPYFMMSLLIPGPRSPGNDIDVFLRPLIEECKDLWSNGVPTYDASKGETFNMHAAILWTINDFPAYGNLSGWSTKGKMACPKCNKETMSDRLTFGRKQCYMHHRRFLPPSHSFRKNKRMFDNKIDNNSKPKNLSGDELLQQMRCIGNMAFGKDPITRKSRLKKNRPPEQLNWTKKSIFYELPYWRTLLLRHNLDVMHIEKNICDSLLWTIMNVKGKTKDNISARLDLQKIGIRHELHPRHEGARQTMPVACFTLSRKEVHLFCDFIRSVKLPDGYASNIARCVKDNECTFVGMKSHDSHVFLQRILPVGIRGFLRKDVSESIIQLGRFFQELCCRTLKLEVLESLEHDIVVLLCKFETIFPPSFFDIMEHLAIHLP, via the coding sequence ATGGGTAAAGCATGGATCCAGTTGAATGATAGATTTTGTGATGATTACGTAAAAGGCGTGACTACTTTTTTAGATTTTGCAATGCAAGTAGTTGATGGATCTAATAGAATTCGTTGCCCTTGTCGCTCCTGTGTCAATCATTTATTCTTCCCTCTTGAAGTAGTGAGAAGACACTTATTTATGAAAGGGATGGATAAGAGATATACGATATGGGAGTTGCATGGTGAGGCAAATGAAAGATTTAGAGTTGATCCTCATGATGAGGATAGAAATACTACAATGGATGAAATAATAAATGAAGGTGTTGAAGAGGAATCTAGTGATGAGATGGATGAGATGTATGAAGATTTAAATGGAGGGAATTTCATGAATGATATGACAGGGGAGCCATCAAGTTATAATGAAGAGCAAGTAGATGATATATTTACTCAAACTTTGAGGGATTCACAACTTCCTCTTTACCCAGGTTGTGATACATTCTCTATGCTGTCATTCTTGATAAATATGCTCCATATAAAAAACTTAACAGGGCTCTCCAATAAAGGATTTGACATGTACCTTCAGCTATTTAAAAGGGCTTTACCGAAAGGAGAGACACTACCAAAGGATTATTATGAGGCAAAGACTATAATGCGTAACTTGGGGCTGAGCTATCAACGCATTCATGCATGCAAAAATGGCTGTGTTTTATTTtggaaagaaaatgaggataaaCAAGAGTGCCCAACTTGTGGAGATTCTAGATGGGTGGAAAGATATGGCAAAAGGCATAATAAGGTGCCTAAAAAGGTGTTATTATATTTTCCATTGATGCCAAGGTTGCAACGACTTTTTATGTGTAGAAAGACTGCAATGCATATGAGATGGCATAAAGATGTGCGTGTACCAGAAGAGGGCATGCTACGCCATCCTGCGGACTCTGAAGTGTGGAAGGATTTTGATAATAAGCATTCTTGGTTTGCTAAGGAACCTCGCAATGTACGTCTAGGTCTTGCTAGTGATGGATTTAACCCATTTGGAAATATGAGCAATGCATACAGCATATGGCCAgtcgttttgatgccttacaacTTACCACCTTGGATGTGTATGAAGGAGCCATATTTTATGATGTCTTTATTGATTCCTGGACCAAGATCACCTGGCAATGATATTGATGTATTCTTAAGACCTTTAATAGAAGAATGTAAAGATTTGTGGAGTAATGGAGTGCCAACGTATGATGCATCAAAAGGAGAGACTTTTAATATGCATGCTGCAATTTTATGGACTATAAATGATTTTCCGGCATATGGAAATCTGTCTGGTTGGAGTACGAAAGGGAAAATGGCTTGTCCAAAGTGTAACAAGGAAACAATGTCTGATAGACTTACTTTTGGGAGAAAGCAATGTTACATGCACCATCGTCGTTTCCTTCCTCCATCACACTCGTTTAGGAAGAATAAACGGATGTTTGACAATAAGATAGATAATAATTCAAAGCCAAAGAATTTGTCTGGTGATGAATTGCTACAACAAATGAGATGTATAGGCAATATGGCGTTCGGGAAAGATCCCATTACAAGAAAGTCCAGGttgaaaaaaaatagaccaCCAGAACAATTAAATTGGACAAAGAAAAGCATATTTTATGAGTTGCCCTATTGGAGAACTTTACTTTTGCGCCACAATTTGGACGTAatgcatattgagaagaatATATGTGACAGTTTATTGTGGACAATTATGAATGTTAAGGGGAAGACAAAAGATAATATTAGTGCACGCTTAGATTTGCAAAAAATTGGAATTCGACATGAATTGCATCCACGTCATGAGGGAGCAAGACAAACAATGCCTGTAGCATGTTTCACCTTATCTCGAAAGGAGGTGCATTTATTTTGTGACTTTATTCGATCAGTAAAACTTCCTGATGGTTATGCTTCAAACATTGCAAGATGTGTGAAGGACAATGAATGTACGTTCGTGGGGATGAAAAGTCACGATTCTCATGTCTTTTTACAGCGGATTTTGCCTGTGGGAATACGGGGTTTCTTGAGAAAGGATGTGTCTGAATCCATTATTCAATTGGGACGATTCTTCCAAGAGCTTTGTTGTAGAACCCTAAAGTTGGAAGTTTTAGAATCTTTGGAACATGATATTGTTGTCCTGCTATGTAAGTTCGAGACCATATTTCCTCCTTCATTCTTTGATATCATGGAACATTTAGCAATTCATTTGCCATGA